From the Nodularia sphaerocarpa UHCC 0038 genome, the window AGTGCCTATATAATTTATACTGACTTTTTTAGTATAAATACTATAAGTAAGAGGTAAACATAGAAACCTATGTTTATCACAGAAATCTTCAGCTTCATTTAGCACCCCCTTAATAGTGGGCAATATGGTCAGCCAATTTAGGGCGTTGATATCTGAGCCATATTTTTATCTACCCAAATATATATTTATTGAGCAACGGCTATCAAAAATTAAGTAAATATGCTAATTATTTGGATGATTATCCCAAAAATTGATATGTACCAAAACATCAAAGCAGTCAGTAAAACTTTTCTAACTACATTGGCAATTTCTGTAGCCTGTAGTGGAATTTCACAAGCACGTACTATTACTGAGATAAGTCCACCCACAGGCCCTGGTCAAGGTGATTTATTTTGTCCACAAATTCAAACTCCTGTGAATACGCCGTTTGTTAATAATGATAACAGCGTCACCGCCAGTCCCAATCAAATTCTGAATTTTCCGGGTTTATCTTGTAGTCCTCAGATTTTTCAAGCTATAGCGCCAATAGACACCCAACTGTTTGTCGCTCCGTCAGGAGGAACAACGGAATATTTTTTGACCCAAACAGTTGTCAATAACACTAGTTCAATTTGGAACGGCTTTAACTCTAAGATCGGTTTTGGGGTTAATAATGAGTTTGCACCGCCTGAGTTAATTCTTGTTCCTTTTGGTTTTGCCATTCCAGAGTTTGATTTTAACGGTGTGGATGCTTCTCCACAGCCAACCTCATCGAAGTTCGCGCAACTTCTTCAAGACGGCTCTTATAATCTTCAATGGTCTGGAGGGTTTGTTGCTCCTGGTGAATCCGTCACGTTCACATTTTCTATTGATGTTCCCGATGATCTAGAGACAAACAATTTCTATGATTCTTTTACGATTCGTCAAACTCCTGTCACCACAACAGTTCCTGAACCTACTTCCATTAGTGGTCTTTTAGCTTTATTAGGCTTAGTAGGCTCAAGTTTCACTCTTAAATATAAACGAACTTAAAGGCATGAAACTAATTTGCTAATTATTACTCTTTTGCTTCTCAAAGGCGCTGTAGTCAAGCATCTTTTAGCTAAAACTGCTTCTACATCATAGAGTATCGATGAAGTTCAAAAAGTAAAACTACTGTCCCACATCCATTTTATCTGAGGCGAACTGCTTGCAGCAGCGCTTCGCTATCGCGTCGCGAAAACAATGGATAAAGTCGAGCTAAAATTCTACTTTCACCCAACCAAAATCCCGGTATATCTCAGACACCGGGA encodes:
- a CDS encoding PEP-CTERM sorting domain-containing protein (PEP-CTERM proteins occur, often in large numbers, in the proteomes of bacteria that also encode an exosortase, a predicted intramembrane cysteine proteinase. The presence of a PEP-CTERM domain at a protein's C-terminus predicts cleavage within the sorting domain, followed by covalent anchoring to some some component of the (usually Gram-negative) cell surface. Many PEP-CTERM proteins exhibit an unusual sequence composition that includes large numbers of potential glycosylation sites. Expression of one such protein has been shown restore the ability of a bacterium to form floc, a type of biofilm.) — translated: MLIIWMIIPKIDMYQNIKAVSKTFLTTLAISVACSGISQARTITEISPPTGPGQGDLFCPQIQTPVNTPFVNNDNSVTASPNQILNFPGLSCSPQIFQAIAPIDTQLFVAPSGGTTEYFLTQTVVNNTSSIWNGFNSKIGFGVNNEFAPPELILVPFGFAIPEFDFNGVDASPQPTSSKFAQLLQDGSYNLQWSGGFVAPGESVTFTFSIDVPDDLETNNFYDSFTIRQTPVTTTVPEPTSISGLLALLGLVGSSFTLKYKRT